One genomic window of Oncorhynchus kisutch isolate 150728-3 linkage group LG24, Okis_V2, whole genome shotgun sequence includes the following:
- the LOC109869828 gene encoding rho-related GTP-binding protein Rho6-like, with protein MKERRLTQPMVARCKLVLVGDVQCGKTAMLQVLAKDSYPETYVPTVFENYTACLELEDQRVELSLWDTSGSPYYDNVRPLCYSDSDAVLLCYDISRPDSIDGALKKWKTEILDFCPSTRILLIGCKTDLRTDVCTLMELSNQKQTPISHEQGSSMAKQLGAEAYLECSAFTSEKSIHSVFRTSALACISKLQPSTKTSPARRLSKRLLFLPRKSDLLSSTFGKDKAKGCSIM; from the exons ATGAAGGAAAGGAGACTTACCCAGCCTATGGTGGCGAGATGTAAACTGGTGTTGGTTGGGGATGTTCAATGCGGGAAAACCGCAATGTTGCAAGTCCTGGCCAAGGATTCCTATCCTGAG ACATATGTTCCAACAGTATTTGAGAACTACACAGCCTGTCTGGAGCTGGAGGACCAGCGCGTAGAGCTCAGTCTTTGGGACACGTCAG GCTCCCCGTACTATGATAACGTCCGACCCCTGTGCTACAGCGACTCAGACGCTGTGCTCCTCTGTTACGACATCAGCCGACCAGACTCAATTGATGGTGCACTGAAAAAG TGGAAGACAGAGATCCTGGATTTCTGCCCCAGCACACGCATCCTCCTGATAGGCTGTAAAACAGACCTGCGCACAGACGTGTGTACGCTCATGGAGCTGTCCAATCAGAAGCAGACACCCATCTCACATGAGCAG GGTTcctccatggccaagcagctagGTGCGGAGGCCTACTTGGAGTGTTCGGCCTTCACCTCAGAGAAGAGCATCCACAGTGTGTTCCGTACTTCAGCCCTGGCCTGCATCAGCAAGCTACAGCCCTCCACCAAGACCAGCCCTGCCCGACGCCTCTCCAAGAGACTCCTTTTCCTGCCCAGAAAGTctgacctcctctcctccaccttcgGCAAGGACAAGGCCAAGGGCTGCTCCATCATGTGA